The proteins below come from a single Salinivibrio kushneri genomic window:
- the sdhA gene encoding succinate dehydrogenase flavoprotein subunit, with amino-acid sequence MSIPVREFDAIVIGAGGAGMRAALQISEQGLTCALLSKVFPTRSHTVSAQGGITVALGNSHKDNWQWHMYDTVKGSDYIGDQDAIEYMCKTGPQSVIELEKMGLPFSRFENGSIYQRPFGGQSKEFGGEQAARTAAAADRTGHALLHTLYQQNIKNKTTIFSEWYALDLVKNQDGVIVGATAMCMETGEICYFKSKATVLATGGAGRIYQSTTNAHINTGDGVGMALRAGVPMQDMEMWQFHPTGIAGAGVLVTEGCRGEGGYLLNKDGERFMERYAPNVKDLAGRDVVARSMMIEIREGRGCDGPWGPHLKLKLDHLGKDVLESRLPGILDLSRTFAHVDPIKEPIPVIPTCHYMMGGIPTQVSGQAIKQDPLGNDIEVQGLFACGEIASVSVHGANRLGGNSLLDLVVFGRATGLHLGETLAAQVEARDASESDIEASLARVNRWNSTQQGEDPVEIRKDLQACMQENFSVFREGEAMEKGLKELKEIRERLKSARLDDTSTEFNTQRVECLELENLMETAYSTAVSAHYRTESRGAHARFDYQDRDDENWLCHSIYNPETEAMSKRDVNMAPVHREAFPPKVRSY; translated from the coding sequence GTGAGTATTCCAGTTCGCGAATTTGACGCAATTGTTATTGGCGCAGGCGGTGCAGGTATGCGCGCCGCACTGCAAATATCTGAGCAGGGCCTAACTTGTGCACTGTTATCGAAAGTGTTTCCAACCCGCTCCCACACCGTGTCTGCGCAGGGCGGTATTACGGTAGCACTGGGTAACTCGCACAAAGATAACTGGCAGTGGCACATGTACGACACGGTGAAAGGGTCAGACTACATTGGTGACCAAGACGCCATTGAGTACATGTGTAAAACGGGCCCGCAATCAGTGATTGAGCTAGAGAAGATGGGGTTACCTTTTTCTCGGTTTGAGAATGGGTCCATTTATCAGCGTCCGTTTGGCGGCCAGTCTAAAGAGTTTGGTGGCGAGCAAGCTGCACGCACCGCGGCGGCGGCTGACCGAACCGGGCACGCACTGCTGCACACCTTGTATCAGCAAAATATTAAAAACAAGACCACCATCTTCTCTGAATGGTATGCGCTTGACTTGGTGAAAAACCAAGACGGTGTGATTGTTGGTGCGACCGCCATGTGTATGGAAACGGGCGAGATTTGCTACTTTAAGTCTAAGGCAACTGTGCTGGCGACAGGGGGAGCGGGTCGTATCTATCAGTCAACCACCAATGCTCACATCAATACCGGTGATGGCGTGGGTATGGCGCTGCGCGCCGGCGTGCCCATGCAAGACATGGAAATGTGGCAATTCCACCCCACAGGCATTGCTGGAGCGGGCGTATTGGTCACAGAAGGTTGCCGTGGCGAAGGCGGTTATCTGCTCAATAAAGATGGTGAGCGCTTTATGGAGCGTTACGCCCCCAATGTAAAAGATTTGGCAGGGCGTGACGTGGTGGCGCGTTCGATGATGATCGAGATTCGAGAAGGGCGTGGCTGTGACGGCCCATGGGGTCCACACCTCAAACTGAAGCTCGATCACCTTGGCAAAGATGTGCTCGAGTCTCGTCTACCCGGTATCCTTGACTTGTCGCGTACCTTTGCGCACGTCGATCCTATCAAAGAACCGATTCCGGTGATCCCAACCTGTCACTACATGATGGGGGGCATTCCAACACAAGTGTCTGGCCAAGCAATCAAGCAAGACCCGCTCGGCAATGACATTGAAGTACAAGGTTTGTTTGCCTGTGGCGAGATTGCGAGTGTTTCTGTTCACGGTGCCAACCGCTTGGGCGGCAACTCATTGCTCGACTTGGTTGTGTTTGGACGCGCGACCGGCCTGCATCTTGGCGAGACACTCGCTGCGCAGGTAGAAGCGCGCGATGCGAGCGAGTCAGATATTGAGGCGTCACTGGCGCGTGTTAATCGTTGGAATAGCACCCAGCAGGGTGAAGACCCGGTTGAGATCCGCAAAGATTTGCAGGCTTGTATGCAAGAAAACTTCTCTGTGTTCCGAGAAGGCGAGGCGATGGAAAAAGGACTGAAAGAGCTGAAGGAAATTCGTGAACGCCTTAAGTCGGCGCGTCTTGATGACACGTCAACCGAGTTCAACACCCAGCGTGTCGAATGTTTGGAGCTGGAGAATTTGATGGAAACCGCATACTCAACAGCGGTATCAGCTCATTATCGTACTGAAAGTCGTGGCGCACATGCGCGTTTCGACTACCAAGATCGCGATGATGAGAACTGGCTATGCCACTCCATCTATAACCCAGAAACCGAAGCTATGTCGAAGCGCGACGTCAACATGGCGCCAGTGCACCGTGAGGCTTTCCCACCGAAAGTCCGCAGTTACTAA
- a CDS encoding succinate dehydrogenase iron-sulfur subunit — MNVKFSIYRYNPDVDNAPYMKDYTLDVPEGSDMMLLDALIQLKEQDPTLAFRRSCREGVCGSDGVNMNGKNGLACITPLSSLMDKSEIVIRPLPGLPVVRDLIIDMGQFYENYERVKPYLMNDETPPSRENLQAPEDRAELDGLYECIMCACCSTACPSFWWNPDKFVGPAGLLAAYRWLADSRDTATEERLSDLDDAFSVFRCHGIMNCVSVCPKGLNPTKAIGHIKSMLIQRGV; from the coding sequence ATGAATGTTAAGTTTTCTATCTATCGCTACAACCCAGATGTAGACAATGCGCCATACATGAAAGACTACACGCTGGATGTGCCTGAAGGGTCTGACATGATGCTGCTGGATGCACTCATTCAGCTTAAAGAGCAGGATCCAACACTGGCTTTTCGTCGCTCGTGCCGCGAAGGTGTCTGTGGCTCTGATGGCGTCAACATGAACGGGAAAAATGGTCTTGCGTGTATTACGCCACTATCCTCACTGATGGATAAGTCGGAAATCGTGATTCGTCCATTACCAGGCTTACCGGTTGTGCGTGACCTCATTATCGATATGGGGCAGTTCTATGAGAACTATGAGCGCGTCAAACCTTACCTGATGAACGATGAAACGCCACCTTCGCGCGAGAACCTACAAGCGCCGGAAGATCGCGCTGAACTAGACGGTTTGTATGAGTGCATCATGTGTGCATGTTGTAGTACCGCATGTCCTTCATTTTGGTGGAACCCTGACAAATTTGTCGGCCCAGCCGGTTTGCTTGCTGCATATCGCTGGTTGGCGGATAGCCGTGATACAGCGACCGAAGAGCGGTTATCTGATCTAGACGACGCTTTTAGTGTCTTCCGTTGCCACGGGATCATGAACTGTGTCAGTGTATGTCCAAAGGGACTGAACCCAACTAAGGCAATTGGGCACATCAAGTCTATGCTGATTCAGCGCGGCGTTTAA
- the odhB gene encoding 2-oxoglutarate dehydrogenase complex dihydrolipoyllysine-residue succinyltransferase produces MTIEILVPDLPESVADATIATWHKQPGDSVTRDEVLVDIETDKVVLEVPAPADGVLESIIEDEGSTVLAKQAIAKIKEGAVAGEPTKDVPAQSESSPDKRHTASLEEETNDALSPAVRRLLAEHDLSADAVKGTGVGGRITREDVEAHLKSQPEQGEQKAQSQDVPPVAERGEKRVPMTRLRKRVAERLLEAKNSTAMLTTFNEVNMKPIMDLRKQYRDSFEERHDIRLGFMSFYVKAVVEALKRYPEVNASIDGDDIVYHNYFDVSMAVSTPRGLVTPVLRDCDKLGFADIEKGIRELAIKGRDGKLTVDELTGGNFTLTNGGVFGSLMSTPIINPPQAAILGMHKIQDRPMAVDGKVEILPMMYLALSYDHRLIDGRESVGFLVTIKELLEDPTRLLLDV; encoded by the coding sequence ATGACAATCGAAATTCTGGTTCCCGATTTACCCGAATCTGTGGCTGACGCAACCATTGCCACATGGCACAAACAGCCAGGTGACTCGGTAACCCGTGACGAAGTACTGGTTGATATTGAAACAGATAAGGTCGTGCTGGAAGTGCCTGCCCCCGCTGATGGGGTGCTGGAATCCATCATTGAAGATGAAGGGTCAACCGTATTAGCGAAACAAGCTATTGCGAAAATTAAAGAAGGTGCCGTCGCAGGCGAGCCAACCAAAGATGTCCCGGCGCAATCAGAGTCCTCACCGGACAAGCGTCATACGGCTTCTCTTGAGGAGGAGACGAATGATGCATTAAGCCCAGCCGTGCGCCGTCTGCTTGCGGAGCATGACCTCTCTGCTGACGCAGTGAAAGGCACAGGTGTGGGTGGACGCATCACGCGAGAAGATGTTGAAGCACACCTTAAGAGTCAGCCTGAGCAGGGTGAGCAAAAAGCACAAAGCCAAGATGTGCCACCCGTGGCTGAACGCGGTGAGAAGCGTGTGCCGATGACGCGCTTGCGTAAACGTGTTGCTGAGCGCTTGTTAGAGGCGAAAAATAGCACTGCGATGCTCACTACGTTCAATGAAGTGAATATGAAGCCCATCATGGATCTGCGCAAGCAATATCGTGACAGCTTCGAAGAGCGTCATGACATCCGCCTCGGCTTTATGTCTTTCTATGTGAAAGCGGTCGTAGAGGCCTTGAAACGTTACCCAGAGGTTAATGCGTCCATCGACGGTGATGACATCGTTTATCATAACTATTTCGATGTCAGCATGGCCGTATCCACACCGCGTGGTCTGGTGACGCCTGTGCTTCGCGACTGCGACAAACTAGGCTTTGCGGACATTGAAAAGGGCATTCGCGAGCTGGCGATCAAAGGTCGTGATGGGAAGCTTACCGTTGATGAACTGACAGGCGGTAACTTTACCCTAACTAATGGCGGTGTATTTGGCTCATTGATGTCAACACCGATCATTAACCCACCTCAAGCGGCCATTCTCGGCATGCACAAGATCCAAGACCGCCCGATGGCGGTGGATGGCAAGGTAGAAATCTTGCCGATGATGTACCTGGCGCTTTCTTATGATCACCGTTTGATTGACGGTCGTGAGTCAGTAGGCTTCTTGGTGACCATCAAAGAACTTCTAGAAGACCCAACACGTCTGCTTCTGGACGTTTAA
- the sucA gene encoding 2-oxoglutarate dehydrogenase E1 component produces MQNGVMKAWIESSHLAGANATYVEDLYEMYLSDPELVDQEWRAVFDQLPVVSDTAVEQPHSRVRDYFRRLATDTSRASASVNDPDVDAKQVKVLQLINAFRFRGHQQASLDPLGLWKRKPVPDLSPAFHSLNEQDFNETFNVGSFAIGKDSMQLGELYDALEKTYCGSIGAEYMHITDTEEKRWIQGRLESVVGQPQFTEQEKLTFLEELTAAEGLERYLGAKFPGAKRFSLEGGDSLIPMLKELIRHAGSEGAREVVVGMAHRGRLNVLVNVLGKKPSELFDEFAGKQDESWGTGDVKYHQGFSSDFATPGGDVHLALAFNPSHLEIVNPVVMGSVRARQDRLEDNTGSSVLPITIHGDASIAGQGVVQETFNMSQARGFQVGGTVRIVVNNQIGFTTSNPADSRSTQYCTDIAKMVQAPIFHVNADDPEAVAFVSRLALDFRNEFKRDVVIDLVCYRRHGHNEADEPNATQPMMYQKIKKHPTPRKLYADVLDQQGVANLEKATEMINEYRDLLDSGECVVKEWRPMVLHSVDWTPYLGHDWTVEWANKFDAKRLKELGHRICQLPDSHKLHSRVAKLYKDRKAMVEGEKMVDWGMAETLAYATLVDDGKRIRITGQDSGRGTFFHRHAVLHNQEDGSTYLPLANIHDKQGPFEIFDSVLSEEAVLAFEYGYATAEPGGLTVWEAQFGDFGNGAQVVIDQFISSGEQKWRRMCGLTMLLPHGYEGQGPEHSSARLERYLQLCAEQNMQVVVPSSPAQVYHMLRRQVVRPMRRPLIVMSPKSLLRHPLCVSNLEDLTDGDFMPAIGEMDDLEPSKVKRVVMCSGKVYYDLLQARREQEIDDVAIIRIEQLYPFPLDAVKDAIAPYSNAKDFVWCQEEPQNQGAWYSSQHNFRAALPKDATLTYAGRSASASPAVGYMSVHQKQQKALVQDALTLK; encoded by the coding sequence ATGCAAAATGGCGTGATGAAGGCTTGGATAGAGTCTTCTCATTTGGCTGGCGCCAATGCAACGTACGTAGAAGATCTCTACGAAATGTACCTCAGTGACCCGGAGTTAGTTGATCAAGAATGGAGAGCGGTCTTCGACCAGCTACCAGTGGTGAGTGACACCGCGGTAGAACAACCCCACTCTCGTGTTCGTGATTACTTTCGACGCTTAGCTACCGATACATCGCGTGCAAGTGCTTCAGTCAATGATCCAGACGTAGACGCGAAACAAGTTAAAGTTCTCCAACTTATCAATGCTTTCCGTTTCCGCGGCCACCAACAGGCCAGCCTAGATCCTCTCGGATTATGGAAACGTAAACCTGTACCTGATCTGTCGCCTGCTTTTCACTCTCTCAATGAGCAGGATTTCAACGAAACCTTCAATGTCGGCTCATTTGCGATTGGCAAAGACAGTATGCAATTGGGTGAGCTGTATGATGCACTGGAAAAGACCTACTGTGGGTCTATCGGTGCTGAATACATGCACATCACCGATACCGAAGAAAAACGTTGGATCCAAGGTCGTTTGGAGTCTGTGGTTGGTCAGCCGCAGTTTACCGAGCAAGAGAAACTGACCTTTTTGGAAGAGCTGACAGCGGCCGAGGGGCTTGAGCGCTATCTGGGCGCCAAGTTCCCAGGTGCCAAGCGATTCTCTCTTGAAGGTGGGGACTCTCTGATCCCGATGCTCAAAGAGCTGATTCGCCACGCAGGTAGCGAAGGCGCAAGAGAAGTAGTTGTGGGGATGGCTCACCGTGGCCGCCTCAACGTGCTGGTTAATGTGCTAGGTAAAAAACCTTCTGAGCTGTTCGATGAGTTTGCGGGTAAGCAAGACGAGAGTTGGGGCACTGGCGATGTGAAGTATCACCAGGGTTTTTCATCTGACTTCGCGACACCGGGCGGTGATGTGCATCTTGCCTTGGCGTTTAACCCATCGCACCTTGAAATTGTCAATCCAGTGGTGATGGGGTCAGTACGTGCTCGTCAAGACCGTTTGGAAGATAATACAGGGTCAAGTGTGCTGCCGATCACCATTCATGGTGATGCCTCTATTGCGGGCCAAGGGGTGGTTCAAGAGACCTTTAATATGTCTCAGGCGCGAGGCTTCCAAGTCGGCGGCACCGTGCGCATCGTGGTCAATAACCAAATCGGTTTTACCACGTCAAACCCAGCTGACTCGCGCTCGACGCAATACTGTACTGACATCGCCAAGATGGTGCAGGCACCGATTTTCCATGTGAATGCGGACGATCCTGAGGCGGTTGCCTTTGTATCGCGCTTGGCGCTCGATTTTCGCAATGAGTTTAAGCGTGATGTGGTCATTGACTTGGTTTGTTACCGTCGCCACGGCCACAACGAAGCGGATGAGCCCAACGCGACTCAGCCGATGATGTACCAAAAGATCAAAAAGCATCCTACTCCGCGTAAGCTTTATGCCGATGTACTGGATCAACAAGGCGTTGCGAACCTCGAAAAAGCCACTGAGATGATCAATGAGTATCGTGATCTTCTTGATAGTGGTGAGTGTGTGGTGAAAGAGTGGCGCCCAATGGTGTTACATTCTGTCGACTGGACGCCCTATCTAGGCCACGATTGGACGGTAGAGTGGGCGAATAAGTTCGATGCGAAGCGCCTGAAAGAGCTGGGCCATCGCATTTGCCAGTTGCCGGATAGCCATAAACTCCACAGCCGTGTTGCCAAGCTCTACAAAGATCGCAAAGCGATGGTAGAAGGCGAAAAGATGGTTGATTGGGGGATGGCAGAAACCTTGGCTTATGCCACCTTGGTTGATGATGGCAAACGTATCCGCATTACCGGTCAAGACTCAGGCCGCGGCACCTTCTTCCACCGTCATGCGGTGCTTCACAACCAAGAAGATGGCAGCACGTATTTGCCACTTGCGAATATCCATGACAAACAAGGACCATTCGAGATCTTCGATTCCGTATTATCGGAAGAAGCGGTACTGGCGTTTGAGTACGGCTACGCCACCGCTGAGCCAGGCGGTTTAACCGTGTGGGAAGCACAATTTGGTGACTTCGGCAATGGTGCGCAAGTGGTGATTGATCAGTTCATCAGCTCTGGTGAACAAAAATGGCGCCGGATGTGCGGCCTGACCATGCTGTTGCCGCATGGCTATGAAGGGCAGGGCCCCGAGCACTCGTCAGCACGTTTAGAGCGATATCTGCAACTGTGTGCTGAGCAAAACATGCAAGTTGTGGTGCCTTCAAGCCCTGCGCAGGTTTATCACATGTTGCGCCGGCAAGTGGTGCGCCCCATGCGTCGTCCTTTGATCGTTATGTCACCAAAATCGCTGTTACGTCACCCGTTGTGTGTGTCTAACTTGGAAGATCTGACCGATGGTGACTTCATGCCTGCCATTGGCGAGATGGATGACCTTGAGCCAAGCAAAGTGAAACGCGTCGTGATGTGCTCGGGCAAAGTCTATTATGATTTGCTACAAGCACGCCGAGAGCAAGAAATTGATGATGTTGCCATTATCCGTATTGAGCAGCTTTATCCATTCCCTCTGGATGCGGTTAAAGACGCGATTGCGCCTTATAGCAATGCGAAAGACTTTGTTTGGTGCCAAGAAGAGCCACAAAACCAAGGGGCTTGGTACAGCAGCCAGCACAACTTCCGTGCAGCCTTACCCAAAGATGCCACGTTAACCTATGCCGGACGCTCGGCATCGGCATCACCAGCGGTAGGTTATATGTCTGTACACCAGAAACAACAAAAAGCGTTAGTTCAAGACGCTCTGACCCTAAAGTAA
- the sucC gene encoding ADP-forming succinate--CoA ligase subunit beta produces the protein MNLHEYQSKQLFAEYGLPVSEGYACDTPQEAAEAADKIGGNKWVVKCQVHAGGRGKAGGVKLANSKEEIREFAQQWLGKNLVTFQTDENGQPVSKILVESCTDIAKELYLGAVVDRGSRRVVFMASTEGGVEIEKVAEETPELIHKASIDPLVGPQPYQGRQLAFKLGLEGEQIKQFTKIFVGIGQLFLDKDVALVEVNPLVITDQGNLHCLDAKLAIDSNAVYRQPKVRAMHDPSQEDEREAHAAQWELNYVALDGNIGCMVNGAGLAMGTMDIVNLHGGSPANFLDVGGGATKERVTEAFKIILSDSNVKAVLVNIFGGIVRCDLIADGIIGAVEEVGVKVPVVVRLEGNNADVGAKKLADSGLNIIAATSLTEAAQKVVAAAEGK, from the coding sequence ATGAATCTGCACGAATATCAGTCAAAGCAGCTGTTCGCTGAATATGGTCTACCAGTTTCAGAGGGCTATGCTTGCGATACTCCACAAGAAGCTGCTGAAGCAGCCGATAAAATTGGCGGAAACAAATGGGTAGTAAAATGCCAAGTCCACGCAGGTGGCCGTGGTAAAGCGGGTGGCGTAAAACTAGCCAACTCCAAAGAAGAAATCCGCGAGTTTGCGCAACAATGGCTAGGTAAAAACCTGGTTACCTTTCAAACCGACGAAAACGGTCAGCCAGTAAGCAAAATTTTGGTTGAATCATGCACGGATATTGCCAAAGAGCTTTATCTGGGTGCCGTTGTCGATCGCGGTTCTCGTCGTGTTGTCTTCATGGCGTCGACGGAAGGCGGTGTTGAAATCGAGAAGGTGGCGGAAGAAACCCCTGAGCTTATCCATAAAGCATCGATTGATCCGCTCGTTGGGCCTCAGCCATACCAAGGCCGTCAACTGGCGTTTAAGCTGGGTCTAGAAGGCGAACAAATCAAGCAGTTCACCAAGATCTTCGTTGGCATCGGCCAGTTGTTTTTGGACAAAGATGTTGCTCTGGTCGAAGTTAATCCGTTAGTGATCACTGACCAAGGCAACCTGCACTGTTTGGACGCTAAATTGGCGATTGATAGCAACGCTGTTTACCGCCAGCCAAAAGTTCGAGCAATGCATGACCCCAGCCAAGAAGACGAGCGTGAAGCGCACGCCGCACAGTGGGAACTCAACTATGTTGCGCTCGATGGCAATATTGGCTGCATGGTTAACGGTGCGGGCCTTGCAATGGGCACCATGGACATTGTTAATTTGCACGGTGGCAGTCCGGCCAACTTCCTCGATGTGGGTGGCGGCGCGACCAAAGAGCGTGTAACAGAAGCGTTTAAAATCATTCTGTCTGACAGCAACGTAAAGGCTGTCTTGGTGAATATCTTCGGCGGTATCGTGCGCTGCGACTTGATCGCAGATGGCATTATTGGCGCAGTCGAAGAAGTTGGCGTTAAAGTTCCAGTGGTCGTCCGCCTCGAGGGAAATAATGCTGATGTAGGTGCCAAGAAACTGGCCGATAGTGGTTTGAATATCATTGCGGCAACATCGCTAACCGAAGCCGCTCAAAAAGTCGTTGCTGCCGCGGAGGGTAAATAA